A window of Rhodococcus sp. SGAir0479 contains these coding sequences:
- a CDS encoding FAD-binding dehydrogenase — protein MAEQADVIVVGAGLAGLVATHELVRAGRRVLVVDQENVENLGGQAFWSLGGLFLVDSPEQRRMGIKDSRELAMQDWLGTAGFDRDRDDRWPRQWAEAYVDFAAGEKRAYLHDLGLRVMPNVGWAERGGGLASGHGNSVPRFHITWGTGPEVVRVFREPVLDSASRGQVTFRYRHQVDDLVVENGAVVGVRGTVLQPSTEPRGVKSSRTAVGDFEFRAQAVVVTSGGIGGNFELVRKNWPVDRLGPAPERMITGVPAHVDGRMLEITENAGGHIVNRDRMWHYTEGIVNWDPIWPNHAIRIIPGPSSLWLDATGKRFPVPLFPGFDTLATLKHIVGTGHDHTWFVLTQAIIEKEFALSGSEQNPDLTGKDMKLLLSRVKKGAAGPVEAFKRHGVDFVVRDNLRDLVDGMNALTPDAKLDYAQVEGEVLARDRQMDNTFTKDMQVMAIRNARTYLPDKVIRVAKPHRLLDPAHGPLIAVRLNLLTRKTLGGLETNLDSQVLRADGSVFDGLYAAGEVAGFGGGGVHGYSALEGTFLGGCIFSGRAAGRALGRSLG, from the coding sequence GTGGCGGAACAAGCCGACGTCATCGTCGTCGGAGCGGGACTGGCCGGACTGGTCGCGACCCACGAACTGGTGCGGGCGGGCCGCAGGGTCCTCGTCGTCGACCAGGAGAACGTGGAGAACCTCGGCGGCCAGGCGTTCTGGTCGCTCGGCGGACTTTTCCTGGTGGACAGTCCCGAGCAGCGCCGCATGGGCATCAAGGACTCTCGCGAGCTGGCCATGCAGGACTGGCTGGGCACCGCCGGTTTCGACCGCGACCGCGACGACCGCTGGCCCCGGCAGTGGGCCGAGGCGTACGTCGACTTCGCGGCCGGCGAGAAGCGCGCGTATCTCCACGACCTCGGACTGCGGGTCATGCCCAACGTGGGGTGGGCCGAACGCGGCGGCGGACTGGCCTCCGGGCACGGAAACTCCGTGCCGCGCTTCCACATCACGTGGGGCACGGGCCCCGAGGTGGTCCGCGTGTTCCGGGAACCGGTGCTGGACTCCGCGAGCCGCGGGCAGGTCACCTTCCGCTACCGGCACCAGGTGGACGATCTCGTGGTCGAGAACGGCGCGGTCGTCGGCGTCCGGGGCACGGTGCTCCAACCGTCCACCGAGCCGCGTGGGGTGAAGTCGTCCCGGACGGCGGTGGGCGACTTCGAGTTCCGCGCGCAGGCGGTGGTCGTGACGTCGGGCGGCATCGGTGGCAACTTCGAGCTGGTGCGCAAGAACTGGCCGGTGGACCGTCTGGGGCCGGCCCCCGAGCGGATGATCACCGGCGTACCGGCGCACGTCGACGGACGGATGCTCGAGATCACCGAGAACGCCGGCGGACACATCGTCAACCGCGACCGCATGTGGCACTACACCGAAGGCATCGTCAACTGGGATCCGATCTGGCCGAACCATGCCATCCGGATCATCCCGGGCCCGTCGTCGCTGTGGCTCGACGCCACCGGCAAGCGATTTCCGGTGCCGCTGTTCCCCGGTTTCGACACGCTCGCGACCCTGAAGCACATCGTGGGGACCGGTCACGATCACACGTGGTTCGTCCTCACCCAGGCGATCATCGAGAAGGAGTTCGCGCTCTCGGGATCCGAGCAGAATCCCGACCTCACCGGGAAGGACATGAAGCTGCTCCTGAGCCGGGTGAAGAAGGGAGCGGCCGGTCCGGTGGAGGCGTTCAAACGCCACGGTGTCGACTTCGTGGTCCGCGACAACCTGCGGGACCTGGTCGACGGGATGAACGCGCTCACCCCCGACGCCAAGCTCGACTATGCGCAGGTGGAGGGCGAGGTGCTGGCCCGGGACCGGCAGATGGACAACACCTTCACCAAGGACATGCAGGTGATGGCCATCCGCAATGCTCGAACTTATCTGCCCGACAAAGTCATTCGTGTGGCCAAACCCCACCGCCTGCTGGACCCGGCACACGGGCCGCTCATCGCGGTGCGCCTGAACCTGCTCACCCGCAAGACTCTCGGTGGGCTCGAGACCAACCTCGACTCGCAGGTGCTCCGCGCCGACGGTAGCGTCTTCGACGGTCTGTACGCGGCCGGCGAGGTCGCCGGGTTCGGCGGCGGCGGGGTCCACGGATACAGCGCACTCGAGGGCACCTTCCTCGGCGGGTGCATCTTCTCCGGCCGCGCCGCCGGCCGCGCACTGGGACGGAGCCTCGGATGA
- a CDS encoding TetR/AcrR family transcriptional regulator has product MTELTTAPSRPERVTRRRAETRQRLLDAAADVFAEEGFGRSTVEQVCERAGFTRGAFYSNFTSLDELFLAMWEQRSARMLDGIRAALADRTAAPTPTLEATVERVLDAIPVDDAWYRITAEFTAHALRNPALTRVVAAREEAILHTILPIVEDALTAAGRRVDDREALGRALVAIHDGTAVQVLVEPGNDTVRRARARLFVTVVNSYSSTDTDRR; this is encoded by the coding sequence ATGACCGAGTTGACGACCGCGCCGTCCCGCCCCGAGCGGGTCACCAGGCGCCGCGCCGAGACGCGGCAGCGCCTGCTCGACGCCGCCGCGGACGTCTTCGCCGAGGAGGGCTTCGGCCGCTCCACGGTGGAGCAGGTGTGCGAGCGGGCCGGCTTCACCCGCGGGGCGTTCTACTCCAACTTCACCTCGCTCGACGAACTCTTCCTGGCGATGTGGGAGCAGCGGTCGGCCCGGATGCTCGACGGCATCCGCGCCGCCCTGGCCGACCGGACGGCGGCGCCCACACCGACGCTCGAGGCGACCGTCGAGCGGGTCCTGGACGCGATCCCCGTCGACGACGCGTGGTACCGGATCACGGCCGAGTTCACCGCCCACGCGCTGCGCAATCCCGCGCTCACCCGGGTCGTCGCGGCGCGGGAGGAGGCGATCCTCCACACGATCCTGCCGATCGTGGAGGACGCCCTCACCGCCGCCGGACGGCGCGTCGACGACCGCGAGGCGCTCGGCCGCGCACTGGTCGCGATCCACGACGGCACCGCCGTGCAGGTCCTCGTCGAACCCGGCAACGACACGGTCCGGCGGGCGCGGGCGCGTCTGTTCGTCACCGTCGTGAACAGCTACAGCAGCACCGATACGGACAGGAGATAA
- a CDS encoding putative quinol monooxygenase, whose translation MSNLHVVATIPAKSGSENTVRAALTTLVEASRKEDGCVSYDLYESTSAPGTFVVVEVWADQHALDTHMKSPHMREAASAFGAHLAAAPGIHPLRPIV comes from the coding sequence ATGTCCAACCTGCATGTCGTAGCGACCATTCCGGCCAAGTCCGGATCCGAGAACACCGTCCGCGCCGCGCTCACCACCCTGGTGGAGGCGAGCCGCAAGGAGGACGGCTGCGTGTCCTACGACCTGTACGAGTCCACGTCGGCGCCCGGGACGTTCGTCGTCGTCGAGGTGTGGGCCGACCAGCACGCGCTCGACACCCACATGAAGTCCCCGCACATGCGGGAGGCGGCCTCGGCGTTCGGCGCGCACCTGGCCGCGGCGCCGGGCATCCACCCGCTGCGCCCCATCGTCTGA
- a CDS encoding NAD(P)/FAD-dependent oxidoreductase, with translation MTKSSEHPRSSEHSVVVVGAGYAGVLAANRILAARDRARGDDPARNCRVTVVNPRAQFVERIRLHQVAAGTRASATLPLPDVLHADAQVIVGEVRSIDADRRCVEVTTADGVVPLGYDTLVYAVGSGTAHSVPGSGEHAHHAGDDAATSALRAALAALAPEAVVRVVGGGATSVEIAAEVAAARPDLAVEIVSADRVLGFMRPRARARIMRTLTGLGVTCREDTRVARVGAHELHTAEGAVLPFDVCVWAAAFGVPDLARRSGLATDAAGRLRVDATLTSVDHPDIVGAGDAVAVAPEVGGHLRMACATAMPLGGHAATTVLARIRGRALPVLSIGFAAQCLSLGRKAGYVQLVRADDSPRPLAAGGRLGATAKEAICRMTVDKLRAERARPGAFHAPKGPAPAARPRIEETSR, from the coding sequence ATGACGAAGTCGTCGGAACACCCTCGGTCGTCGGAGCACAGCGTGGTCGTCGTCGGCGCCGGATACGCCGGTGTGCTCGCGGCCAACCGCATCCTGGCCGCGCGGGATCGGGCCCGCGGGGACGACCCGGCCCGGAACTGCCGCGTCACCGTCGTCAACCCGCGCGCCCAGTTCGTCGAGCGCATCCGGTTGCACCAGGTGGCGGCCGGAACCCGCGCGTCGGCCACCCTGCCCCTGCCCGACGTCCTGCACGCCGATGCGCAGGTGATCGTCGGGGAGGTCCGGTCGATCGACGCCGACCGGCGATGCGTCGAGGTGACCACCGCGGACGGGGTCGTCCCGCTCGGGTACGACACCCTCGTCTACGCGGTCGGTAGCGGCACGGCCCACTCGGTGCCGGGGTCGGGGGAGCACGCGCATCACGCCGGTGACGACGCCGCGACGTCCGCCCTGCGCGCGGCGCTGGCCGCCCTGGCGCCCGAAGCGGTGGTGCGGGTGGTCGGGGGCGGCGCCACGTCGGTGGAGATCGCGGCCGAGGTGGCCGCCGCCCGCCCGGACCTGGCGGTGGAGATCGTGTCGGCGGACCGGGTGCTGGGCTTCATGCGACCGCGGGCCCGCGCCCGGATCATGCGTACGCTCACCGGGCTGGGGGTCACGTGCCGCGAGGACACCCGCGTCGCGCGCGTGGGTGCCCACGAGCTGCACACGGCCGAGGGCGCGGTCCTGCCGTTCGACGTCTGCGTGTGGGCGGCGGCGTTCGGGGTCCCGGACCTCGCGCGGCGCAGCGGTCTGGCGACCGACGCGGCCGGTCGGCTGCGGGTGGACGCGACGCTGACGAGTGTCGACCACCCCGACATCGTCGGCGCCGGGGACGCCGTCGCGGTGGCGCCCGAGGTGGGCGGCCACCTGCGGATGGCGTGCGCGACCGCGATGCCGCTCGGCGGCCACGCCGCGACCACGGTGCTCGCGCGGATCCGGGGCCGGGCGCTGCCGGTGCTGTCGATCGGCTTCGCCGCGCAGTGCCTGAGCCTGGGCCGCAAGGCCGGCTACGTACAGCTGGTGCGGGCCGACGACTCACCGCGGCCGCTGGCGGCGGGCGGCCGGCTGGGTGCGACCGCGAAGGAGGCGATCTGCAGAATGACCGTCGACAAGTTGCGTGCCGAACGGGCACGGCCCGGTGCCTTCCACGCCCCGAAGGGGCCCGCTCCGGCCGCGCGCCCCCGGATCGAGGAGACGTCGCGGTGA
- the sigJ gene encoding RNA polymerase sigma factor SigJ — translation MNFARGSRDYEQLFGVAYRMLGSAYDAEDTVQDAVVRWQSLSDAERAQIREPLAWMTRVVGRICLDQLGSARARRESYAGIWLPEPVPGTVGPAASARPSDPADAVTLDESVSMALLRAMESLTPGERVALILHDVFGMPFAEIGDIVGRTPEACRQLASTARRHLRSEPRFETDDAQRERVVQAFAAACATGDLEALSAVLAPDVVSRADGGGLAGVARMPVVGADRVARYLLGIIRRGETSGLTIDFRFATVNNATGLVISTDGRVAAVIDLAVVDGRVHEIALVVNPDKLAAWA, via the coding sequence GTGAATTTCGCTCGTGGATCGCGGGACTACGAACAACTCTTCGGCGTGGCGTACCGGATGCTCGGATCCGCGTACGACGCGGAGGACACCGTGCAGGACGCCGTCGTCCGCTGGCAGTCCCTGAGCGACGCCGAGCGGGCGCAGATCCGGGAGCCGCTCGCCTGGATGACCCGCGTCGTGGGGCGCATCTGTCTCGATCAGCTCGGGTCGGCGCGGGCGCGCCGCGAGTCGTACGCCGGTATCTGGCTGCCGGAACCCGTGCCGGGCACCGTCGGGCCGGCCGCCTCGGCGCGGCCGTCGGACCCGGCCGACGCCGTCACCCTCGACGAGTCGGTCTCGATGGCATTGCTGCGGGCGATGGAGTCGTTGACGCCGGGCGAACGCGTCGCGCTGATCCTGCACGACGTGTTCGGGATGCCGTTCGCCGAGATCGGTGACATCGTCGGCCGGACGCCCGAGGCGTGCCGGCAGCTGGCGTCCACGGCGCGTCGTCACCTGCGGTCGGAGCCACGGTTCGAGACCGACGACGCGCAGCGCGAGCGGGTGGTCCAGGCCTTCGCGGCGGCGTGCGCCACCGGTGATCTCGAGGCGTTGTCGGCGGTCCTCGCTCCCGATGTCGTCTCCCGCGCCGACGGCGGCGGCCTGGCCGGCGTCGCGCGGATGCCGGTCGTGGGCGCCGACCGGGTGGCGCGATACCTGTTGGGCATCATCCGGCGCGGCGAGACCAGTGGTCTGACCATCGACTTCCGCTTCGCCACCGTCAACAACGCGACGGGACTGGTGATCTCGACCGACGGGCGGGTGGCCGCGGTCATCGACCTCGCCGTCGTGGACGGCCGGGTCCACGAGATCGCGCTCGTCGTGAATCCGGACAAGCTCGCGGCCTGGGCCTGA
- a CDS encoding DUF998 domain-containing protein, with protein sequence MTVTVAPAVRRYTLAALLVAGAVLYSSWVLAFFVSPGANPFEGFASQLAATDRQYGILYRSGDLLTGIVLTVAAVIGLTLTPRRFLTTVGWAALGVFALGTVADSRVPLRCSRPECEATQVPLTHQWHALTSTVSVTAAVVSAVAFIIALFVHRAPRAMWWAGLTVVVLFLVGTLWMLVGVDDPSGSHSWLGFAQRVELLSMSGWMVLVAATVLDDRTWRGLHGAASGST encoded by the coding sequence ATGACGGTGACGGTGGCGCCGGCGGTGCGGCGGTACACCCTGGCCGCACTGCTCGTCGCCGGTGCGGTGCTGTACTCGTCGTGGGTGCTGGCGTTCTTCGTGAGCCCCGGCGCGAACCCGTTCGAGGGCTTCGCGAGTCAGCTGGCCGCGACGGATCGGCAGTACGGGATCCTCTATCGCAGCGGCGACCTGCTGACGGGCATCGTGTTGACGGTGGCGGCGGTCATCGGCCTCACGCTGACGCCACGGCGGTTCCTCACCACCGTCGGGTGGGCGGCGTTGGGCGTGTTCGCGCTCGGCACCGTCGCCGACTCGCGGGTGCCGCTGCGCTGCTCGCGGCCCGAGTGCGAGGCGACGCAGGTGCCGCTCACCCATCAGTGGCACGCGCTCACGAGCACGGTGTCGGTGACGGCCGCGGTGGTCTCGGCGGTCGCGTTCATCATCGCGCTCTTCGTCCACCGGGCGCCGCGGGCGATGTGGTGGGCCGGGCTCACGGTCGTCGTGCTGTTCCTGGTCGGCACCCTGTGGATGCTCGTCGGGGTGGACGACCCGTCGGGCAGCCACAGTTGGCTCGGGTTCGCGCAGCGCGTCGAACTGTTGTCGATGAGCGGGTGGATGGTCCTGGTCGCCGCGACCGTGCTCGACGACCGGACCTGGCGGGGCCTGCACGGGGCGGCGTCCGGTTCCACGTGA
- the lysX gene encoding bifunctional lysylphosphatidylglycerol synthetase/lysine--tRNA ligase LysX, producing the protein MATSTGTPVDAVDTREQRHRTSAPPKRGRLTEVPHIAGLILGVFSVLVFLWSLSPALRYLVHTPRVLVDNYYFDAPDTSLSWAVVVGLVAAALASRKRIAWWLLTIYLALFAIVNALEAVIDRNFAAAVACAVHLAVIGVLVAARKEFYTRVRRGAAWKALGVLVSGLAIGTVLGWGLVELFPGTLPRSERFLWALNRVTALSVVDNEQFDGHPHVFVNTLLGLFGALALLAAVITLFRSQRASNALTGNDESALRGLLDTFGADDSLGYFATRRDKAVVFAPSGKAAVTYRVEIGVCLASGDPIGNPEAWPHAIDAWLDLCTRYGWAPAVMGASEAGATAYKRAGLSVLQLGDEAILETRDFSLNGREMRQVRQAVHRVRKQGLTVRIRRHRDIRPAEMAEVIARADAWRDTETERGFSMALGRLGDPLDGDCLLVEALGPDDDVLGMLSLVPWGPNGVSLDLMRRNPHAPNGVVELMVTDLATRADEFGVIRVSLNFAVFRSTFEEGARIGAGPILRMWRSLLLFFSRWWQLEALYRSNVKYQPEWAPRYLCFDDNRHLPRVGIASAVAEGFLTLPTFGHRAKAVSHTGTRTAVPDGLAAAGGLHADGSAPDVVAAPAGPTPAAEAPDVRRPEQVRVRMDKLARLAAEGIDAYPVAYPPTHTVAAAASSPEGTRVRIAGRLLRIRAYGGVAFAVLRDWSGDIQVLIDRTTVGDRLDEFAADFDLGDLMEVSGTIGRSRKGELSLLATEWRMNGKCLHPLPDKWKGLTDAETRVRQRYVDLAINPESRRLLAARTAIVKSLRDSLSGRGYLEVETPILQRIHGGANAAPFVTHINAYDLDLYLRIAPELFLKRLCVAGMEKVFEIGRVFRNEGVDFKHNPEFTILEAYEAHSDYERMMVVCRELIQNAAVAAHGSPTVMRPGPDGEPVAVDISGEWPVKTMHGAIAEKLGVDVTPETSLEDLRKLCEANDVEYQKSWDAGAVAQELYEQLVEGQTEFPTFYTNFPTSMSPLTRPHPTIPGVAAKWDLVAWGMELGTAYSELTDPVDQRRRLTEQSLLAAGGDPEAMELDEDFLQALEHAMPPTGGLGMGVDRVVMLITGGSIRESLAFPFAKPRA; encoded by the coding sequence ATGGCGACGAGCACCGGGACCCCGGTAGACGCGGTGGACACGCGCGAGCAGCGGCACCGAACGTCCGCCCCGCCGAAACGTGGGCGCCTCACCGAGGTGCCGCACATCGCCGGTCTGATCCTGGGCGTGTTCTCCGTCCTGGTGTTCCTGTGGAGCCTGTCGCCGGCCCTCCGGTATCTCGTGCACACCCCGCGCGTCCTCGTCGACAACTACTACTTCGACGCCCCCGACACCAGCCTGTCGTGGGCGGTCGTGGTGGGTCTGGTGGCGGCGGCGCTGGCGAGCCGCAAACGTATCGCCTGGTGGCTGCTGACCATCTACCTGGCGTTGTTCGCGATCGTGAACGCGCTGGAGGCGGTCATCGACCGGAATTTCGCCGCCGCAGTGGCGTGCGCGGTCCATCTGGCGGTGATCGGGGTGCTCGTCGCGGCGCGCAAGGAGTTCTACACCCGGGTCCGTCGCGGCGCCGCCTGGAAGGCGCTCGGGGTCCTGGTCTCCGGACTCGCAATCGGCACCGTCCTGGGCTGGGGTCTGGTGGAACTGTTCCCCGGCACGCTGCCGCGGAGCGAACGCTTCCTGTGGGCCCTCAACCGGGTGACGGCGCTGTCCGTCGTCGACAACGAACAGTTCGACGGGCACCCGCACGTCTTCGTCAACACCCTGCTCGGTCTCTTCGGCGCGCTGGCGCTGCTGGCCGCGGTGATCACCCTGTTCCGCTCGCAGCGCGCGTCCAACGCCCTCACCGGAAACGACGAGTCCGCCCTGCGCGGTCTGCTGGACACGTTCGGGGCCGACGATTCGCTCGGCTACTTCGCCACCCGCCGCGACAAGGCGGTGGTGTTCGCACCCAGCGGCAAGGCCGCCGTGACGTACCGCGTCGAGATCGGGGTGTGCCTGGCCAGCGGTGACCCCATCGGCAACCCGGAAGCATGGCCGCACGCGATCGACGCGTGGCTCGACCTCTGCACGCGTTACGGGTGGGCGCCGGCGGTGATGGGTGCGAGCGAGGCCGGCGCCACCGCCTACAAGCGGGCCGGGCTGTCGGTGCTGCAACTCGGCGACGAGGCGATCCTCGAGACCCGCGACTTCTCGCTGAACGGGCGCGAGATGCGCCAGGTGCGCCAGGCCGTCCACCGCGTCCGCAAACAGGGGCTGACGGTGCGGATCCGCCGCCACCGCGACATTCGGCCCGCGGAGATGGCCGAGGTCATCGCCCGCGCCGACGCCTGGCGCGACACCGAGACCGAGCGCGGATTCTCGATGGCGCTCGGCCGGCTCGGCGACCCGCTCGACGGCGACTGCCTGCTGGTCGAGGCGCTCGGCCCGGACGACGACGTACTGGGCATGTTGTCGCTCGTGCCGTGGGGACCCAACGGCGTCTCGCTCGATCTGATGCGCCGGAACCCGCACGCCCCCAACGGGGTCGTCGAACTCATGGTCACCGACCTCGCCACCCGCGCCGACGAGTTCGGGGTGATCCGGGTGTCGCTCAACTTCGCGGTGTTCCGGTCCACGTTCGAGGAGGGCGCCCGCATCGGGGCCGGCCCGATCCTGCGGATGTGGCGGTCGCTGCTGCTGTTCTTCTCCCGCTGGTGGCAGCTCGAGGCCCTGTACCGGTCCAACGTGAAGTACCAGCCGGAGTGGGCCCCGCGCTACCTGTGCTTCGACGACAACCGGCACCTGCCGCGGGTGGGCATCGCGTCCGCGGTCGCGGAGGGGTTCCTGACGCTGCCCACGTTCGGCCACCGCGCCAAGGCCGTCAGCCACACCGGCACCCGGACCGCCGTTCCGGACGGGCTCGCGGCTGCCGGGGGTCTGCACGCCGACGGCAGCGCGCCCGACGTCGTGGCGGCGCCCGCCGGTCCCACCCCGGCCGCCGAGGCACCGGACGTCCGCCGACCGGAACAGGTGCGGGTGCGGATGGACAAGCTCGCGCGCCTGGCCGCCGAGGGCATCGACGCGTACCCGGTTGCCTATCCCCCGACCCACACGGTCGCCGCCGCGGCGTCCTCCCCCGAGGGCACGCGGGTGCGAATCGCGGGACGGCTGTTGCGGATCCGTGCGTACGGCGGGGTCGCGTTCGCGGTGCTGCGGGACTGGTCCGGCGACATCCAGGTGCTCATCGACCGCACCACCGTCGGCGACCGGCTCGACGAGTTCGCGGCCGACTTCGACCTGGGCGATCTCATGGAGGTCAGCGGCACCATCGGCCGCAGCCGCAAGGGCGAGCTGTCGTTGCTGGCGACCGAGTGGCGGATGAACGGCAAGTGCCTGCACCCGCTGCCCGACAAGTGGAAGGGCCTCACCGACGCCGAGACCCGCGTCCGGCAACGCTACGTGGATCTGGCGATCAACCCGGAGTCGCGCCGACTGCTGGCCGCCCGTACCGCGATCGTGAAATCGCTGCGCGACTCGCTGTCCGGCCGCGGATACCTCGAGGTGGAGACGCCCATCCTGCAGCGCATCCACGGAGGCGCCAACGCCGCCCCGTTCGTCACGCACATCAACGCGTACGACCTGGACCTGTACCTGCGCATCGCCCCCGAACTGTTCCTCAAGCGATTGTGCGTGGCCGGGATGGAGAAGGTGTTCGAGATCGGACGCGTGTTCCGCAACGAGGGCGTGGACTTCAAGCACAACCCCGAGTTCACGATCCTCGAGGCGTACGAGGCGCACAGCGACTACGAGCGCATGATGGTGGTGTGCCGCGAGCTGATCCAGAACGCGGCCGTCGCCGCACACGGCAGCCCGACCGTCATGCGGCCCGGCCCGGACGGCGAACCGGTGGCCGTCGACATCTCCGGGGAGTGGCCGGTCAAGACGATGCACGGCGCGATCGCCGAGAAGCTGGGCGTCGACGTCACCCCGGAGACGTCCCTCGAGGACCTGCGCAAGCTCTGCGAGGCCAACGACGTCGAGTACCAGAAGAGCTGGGACGCGGGCGCGGTGGCGCAGGAGCTGTACGAGCAGCTGGTGGAGGGGCAGACCGAGTTCCCGACGTTCTACACGAATTTCCCGACGTCGATGTCGCCGCTGACCCGGCCGCACCCGACGATCCCGGGCGTCGCCGCGAAGTGGGACCTGGTCGCGTGGGGCATGGAGCTGGGCACCGCCTACAGCGAGCTGACCGACCCGGTGGACCAGCGCCGGCGCCTCACCGAGCAGTCGCTGCTGGCCGCCGGCGGCGACCCGGAGGCGATGGAACTCGACGAGGACTTCCTGCAGGCCCTCGAGCACGCGATGCCGCCCACCGGTGGCCTCGGCATGGGCGTCGACCGGGTCGTCATGCTCATCACCGGCGGCAGTATCCGCGAGTCCCTCGCGTTCCCGTTCGCGAAGCCCCGCGCGTGA
- a CDS encoding RNA-binding S4 domain-containing protein: MSDAVDEVPIRDETIRLGQFLKLANLIESGAEAKVVVADGLVSVNGEVEIRRGRQLHDGDVVEIGGAAARVAGP, translated from the coding sequence ATGTCTGACGCAGTGGACGAGGTCCCGATCCGTGACGAGACGATCCGCCTGGGTCAGTTCCTCAAGCTCGCCAATCTCATCGAGTCGGGCGCGGAGGCCAAGGTCGTCGTCGCCGACGGGCTGGTGAGCGTCAACGGGGAGGTCGAGATCCGGCGCGGGCGGCAGCTGCACGACGGGGACGTCGTCGAGATCGGTGGCGCGGCGGCGCGGGTGGCCGGCCCGTAG
- a CDS encoding acyl-CoA synthetase codes for MSAPTFAPLLSSLADTRGDLADRPAVRIGPDALTRGELLGGAAAVADEIAGATTVAVDATASMETVIAVTGCLMAGVSAVPVPPDSGPTERGHILKDSGAQLWLGAARDDVALPTLAVDPAARSASTRPEPDSAAGALVMYTSGTTGAPKGVVLSRSAVAAGLDGLADAWDWNADDTLVHGLPLFHVHGLVLGVLGALRHGSPLVHTVRPTPEAYAAANGSLYFGVPTVWSRVCGDESSARALASARLLVSGSAPLPVPVFERMQSLTGAAPIERYGMSETIITLSTRFDGERRPGWVGLPIRGVQARLRDKAGNPVPHDGETLGQLQIAGSTLFDGYLGNPEKTAESTTDDGWFETGDIAIVDPDGFHRIVGRESIDMIKSGGYRIGAGEVEQALLAHPGIQEAAVIGVPDTDLGQRIVAYVVGDCPDHGVLSDFVARSLSIHKRPREIRVVDTLPRNAMGKVQKKVLIADFAAAR; via the coding sequence ATGAGTGCTCCGACATTCGCCCCCCTGCTGTCATCGCTCGCCGATACGCGCGGCGACCTCGCGGACCGGCCGGCGGTCCGGATCGGGCCCGATGCCCTGACCCGGGGAGAGCTGCTCGGCGGCGCCGCCGCCGTCGCCGACGAGATAGCCGGTGCCACAACGGTTGCCGTCGATGCGACCGCCAGCATGGAGACGGTGATCGCCGTGACCGGTTGCCTGATGGCCGGCGTGTCGGCCGTCCCGGTGCCGCCGGACTCGGGGCCCACCGAACGCGGCCACATCCTGAAGGATTCCGGGGCCCAGCTCTGGCTCGGTGCGGCGCGCGACGACGTCGCGCTACCGACCCTCGCGGTCGATCCCGCGGCCCGGTCCGCGTCCACCCGGCCCGAGCCGGATTCGGCGGCCGGCGCCCTCGTCATGTACACCTCGGGCACCACCGGCGCCCCCAAGGGCGTCGTGCTGTCTCGGTCGGCGGTGGCGGCGGGACTCGACGGGCTCGCCGACGCGTGGGACTGGAACGCGGACGACACCCTCGTCCACGGGCTCCCGCTGTTCCACGTGCACGGCCTGGTGCTGGGCGTCCTGGGAGCGTTGCGTCACGGGTCCCCGCTCGTGCACACCGTCCGACCGACCCCCGAAGCCTATGCGGCGGCGAACGGTTCGCTGTACTTCGGCGTACCGACCGTGTGGTCGCGCGTGTGCGGGGACGAGTCGTCCGCCCGGGCACTGGCCTCGGCCCGGCTACTGGTGTCGGGCAGCGCCCCGCTGCCGGTCCCGGTGTTCGAGCGGATGCAGTCCCTCACCGGCGCGGCCCCCATCGAGCGGTACGGAATGAGCGAAACCATCATCACGCTCAGCACCCGGTTCGACGGCGAGCGGCGGCCGGGGTGGGTGGGTCTGCCCATCCGCGGCGTGCAGGCGCGACTGCGCGACAAGGCCGGGAACCCGGTCCCGCACGACGGAGAAACTCTGGGCCAGTTGCAGATCGCGGGATCCACCCTGTTCGACGGATACCTCGGCAATCCGGAGAAGACCGCGGAGTCGACGACCGACGACGGCTGGTTCGAGACGGGGGACATCGCCATCGTGGACCCGGACGGGTTCCACCGCATCGTCGGACGCGAGTCGATCGACATGATCAAGTCCGGCGGGTACCGGATCGGCGCCGGTGAGGTGGAGCAGGCACTGCTCGCCCACCCCGGCATCCAGGAGGCCGCCGTCATCGGCGTCCCCGACACCGACCTGGGGCAGCGCATCGTCGCATACGTGGTCGGCGACTGCCCGGACCACGGTGTGTTGTCCGACTTCGTCGCGCGCAGCCTGTCGATCCACAAGCGCCCGCGCGAGATCCGCGTCGTCGACACGTTGCCGCGCAATGCGATGGGCAAGGTGCAGAAGAAGGTCTTGATCGCCGATTTCGCCGCGGCGCGGTGA